A genomic stretch from Arthrobacter sp. KBS0702 includes:
- a CDS encoding regulatory protein RecX: MLRQLTNSPKSRLQLSRKLAERNIPEDVAEAVLDRFEEVRLIDDAEFADMWVRSRAQTRKLAKGALRRELAEKGIDQETAAGALEQLSDEDEEASARELVERKLRNARGLEDRAERDKAVRRLASMLARKGYQPSQAFRIVGEAVDASLEKPDGKA, translated from the coding sequence GTGCTGCGGCAGCTGACCAACTCGCCCAAGAGCCGGCTGCAGCTCTCCCGCAAGCTGGCCGAGCGCAACATCCCCGAAGATGTCGCCGAGGCTGTCCTTGACCGTTTCGAGGAAGTCCGCCTGATCGACGACGCCGAGTTTGCCGACATGTGGGTCCGCAGCCGTGCCCAGACGCGCAAGCTTGCCAAGGGTGCGCTGCGGCGCGAGCTGGCGGAGAAGGGCATCGACCAGGAGACCGCTGCCGGCGCACTCGAGCAGCTCAGCGATGAGGACGAGGAAGCCTCGGCCCGGGAGCTCGTGGAGCGCAAGCTGCGCAACGCCCGGGGCCTGGAAGACCGTGCGGAGCGGGACAAGGCCGTCCGTCGGCTGGCCTCGATGCTCGCACGCAAGGGCTACCAGCCTTCCCAGGCCTTCCGCATCGTCGGTGAGGCCGTGGACGCGTCCCTCGAAAAACCGGACGGCAAGGCCTGA
- the miaA gene encoding tRNA (adenosine(37)-N6)-dimethylallyltransferase MiaA, which yields MDTSTPPVIAVVGPTGSGKSDLAVSLALALDGEVVNADAMQFYRGMDIGTAKITEAERRGVPHHLLDILDVTEEASVSDFQQRARDVIADIHARGKRAVLAGGSGLYVRAALDVLEFPGTDPAIRRRLEEEEATAGLAPLRSRLEHVDPVSAGRLGDARRVIRALEVFELTGRPFSSFMPSREYFQPAVQLGLEVDRDQLRERLAARVHTMVAQGLLAEVQRLDAEGLRRGKTASRALGYAQFLKVVDGESDVAQAAEETIVATRQFARRQLTWFRADPRINWLDWQDPELLAKSVALCR from the coding sequence GTGGACACTTCCACACCTCCGGTCATCGCCGTCGTCGGACCCACGGGATCCGGAAAATCGGATCTCGCCGTGTCGCTGGCCCTCGCCCTGGACGGGGAAGTGGTCAACGCCGACGCCATGCAGTTCTACCGCGGTATGGACATCGGAACCGCGAAGATCACCGAAGCTGAGCGCAGGGGCGTGCCCCACCACCTCCTGGACATCCTCGACGTGACCGAAGAGGCCAGCGTCTCGGACTTCCAGCAGCGCGCCCGTGACGTGATCGCGGACATCCACGCCCGGGGCAAACGGGCCGTCCTCGCCGGCGGCTCCGGCCTGTATGTCCGTGCCGCCCTCGACGTGCTCGAGTTCCCGGGCACCGACCCGGCCATCCGGCGCCGCCTCGAGGAAGAAGAGGCCACGGCCGGTCTCGCACCCCTGCGGTCCCGGCTGGAACACGTGGATCCGGTCTCCGCGGGCCGACTGGGTGACGCCCGCCGCGTGATCCGTGCCCTGGAGGTCTTCGAACTCACCGGGCGGCCCTTCAGCTCTTTTATGCCCTCCCGCGAGTACTTCCAGCCCGCCGTGCAGCTCGGGCTCGAGGTGGACCGCGACCAGCTGCGCGAGCGCCTCGCCGCCCGCGTCCACACCATGGTGGCCCAAGGGCTCCTGGCGGAAGTGCAGCGGCTGGACGCCGAAGGCCTGCGCCGCGGCAAGACCGCCTCCCGGGCCCTGGGCTACGCGCAGTTCCTCAAGGTCGTCGACGGCGAGTCGGACGTGGCACAGGCCGCGGAGGAAACCATCGTCGCGACACGGCAGTTCGCCCGCCGCCAGCTCACCTGGTTCCGCGCCGACCCGCGGATCAATTGGCTGGACTGGCAGGACCCCGAACTGCTGGCCAAGTCCGTGGCGCTCTGCCGCTGA
- the miaB gene encoding tRNA (N6-isopentenyl adenosine(37)-C2)-methylthiotransferase MiaB, protein MSLTIPTPAPGGNPFPDETAPARSYQVRTFGCQMNVHDSERMSGMLEAAGYVRSDGELADVVVFNTCAVRENADNKLYGNLGILRPVKEANPGMQIAVGGCLAQKDRETILRKAPWVDAVFGTHNVGALPALLERARHNNEAQLEILESLDVFPSTLPTKRDSVYAGWVSISVGCNNTCTFCIVPALRGKEKDRRPGDILAEIQALVDDGAIEVTLLGQNVNSYGVEFGDRQAFSKLLRACGEIPGLERVRFTSPHPAAFTDDVIDAMAETPNVMPQLHMPLQSGSDKVLREMKRSYRSTKFLGILDKVREKIPHAAISTDIIVGFPGETEEDFQATLDVVEKSRFATAFTFQYSKRPGTPAAELPDQLPKAVVQERFERLTALQDRIAAEENARQLGRRVEVMVTAQPGRKAGETHRLSGRARDQRLVHFSVPAGAETPRPGDLVTVTITEAAAFHLVADPASAEDYSLRRSRAGDAWDRSQADSCGAPAPGGGGAGAGGRANGTSGVSLGMPSLPLRAR, encoded by the coding sequence GTGAGTTTGACCATTCCTACCCCAGCCCCCGGCGGAAACCCCTTCCCGGATGAGACTGCCCCGGCCCGCAGCTACCAGGTGCGGACCTTCGGCTGCCAGATGAACGTTCACGATTCCGAGCGAATGTCCGGCATGCTCGAGGCCGCCGGCTACGTGCGCTCCGACGGCGAGCTGGCCGACGTCGTCGTCTTCAACACCTGCGCGGTGCGGGAAAACGCCGACAACAAGCTCTACGGCAACCTCGGCATTCTCCGCCCGGTCAAGGAAGCCAACCCGGGAATGCAGATCGCCGTCGGGGGATGCCTCGCGCAGAAGGACCGCGAGACGATCCTCCGGAAGGCGCCCTGGGTCGACGCGGTCTTCGGAACCCACAACGTCGGGGCCCTGCCGGCCCTGCTGGAACGGGCACGCCACAACAACGAGGCACAGCTGGAAATCCTCGAATCGCTCGACGTGTTCCCCTCCACGCTGCCCACCAAGCGCGACTCGGTCTACGCGGGCTGGGTCTCGATCTCGGTCGGCTGCAACAACACCTGCACCTTCTGCATCGTTCCGGCGCTGCGCGGTAAGGAAAAGGACCGCCGGCCCGGCGACATCCTCGCCGAGATCCAGGCCCTCGTCGACGACGGCGCCATCGAAGTCACGCTGCTGGGCCAGAACGTGAACTCCTACGGCGTCGAGTTCGGCGACCGGCAGGCGTTCTCCAAGCTGCTGCGCGCCTGCGGCGAGATCCCCGGCCTGGAACGCGTCCGGTTCACCAGCCCGCACCCGGCGGCCTTCACCGACGACGTCATCGACGCCATGGCCGAAACTCCGAACGTCATGCCGCAGTTGCACATGCCGCTCCAGTCCGGCTCGGACAAGGTGCTCCGCGAGATGAAGCGGTCCTACCGGTCCACCAAGTTCCTTGGCATCCTGGACAAGGTCCGGGAGAAGATCCCGCACGCGGCGATCTCCACCGACATCATCGTCGGATTCCCCGGCGAAACCGAGGAAGACTTCCAGGCCACGCTCGACGTCGTGGAAAAGTCCCGCTTCGCCACCGCCTTCACCTTCCAGTACTCCAAGCGGCCCGGCACCCCCGCCGCTGAGCTCCCGGACCAGCTGCCCAAGGCCGTGGTGCAGGAACGCTTCGAACGGCTCACCGCGCTGCAGGACCGGATCGCCGCCGAGGAGAACGCCCGCCAGCTCGGTCGCCGCGTCGAGGTGATGGTCACCGCGCAGCCCGGCCGCAAGGCGGGGGAAACCCACCGGCTCTCCGGCCGCGCCCGGGACCAGCGCCTCGTGCACTTCTCCGTGCCGGCCGGCGCCGAAACGCCCCGCCCCGGGGACCTCGTCACCGTGACCATCACCGAGGCCGCGGCGTTCCACCTCGTCGCCGACCCGGCGTCGGCAGAGGACTACAGCCTCCGCCGCTCCCGCGCCGGCGACGCCTGGGACAGGTCCCAGGCCGACTCCTGCGGCGCCCCGGCACCCGGCGGAGGCGGAGCCGGAGCCGGTGGCAGGGCCAATGGCACCTCCGGCGTTTCCCTGGGCATGCCAAGCCTGCCGCTGCGCGCCCGCTAG
- a CDS encoding class I SAM-dependent methyltransferase, with amino-acid sequence MESAHYFSAQPAGPFTRKPLTVELAGARRTLQTSSGIFSPDGIDKGTAVLLADVPAPAPQGNLLDIGCGWGPIALTMALRAPHARVFAVDVNERCVTLTNENAALLGLENVTACAPADVDPELRFDTIWSNPPIRIGKDELHALLLLWLPRLAPGGSAWLVVQKNLGSDSLQRWLAAELDSSFTVTRESTSKSFRILRVRKASR; translated from the coding sequence ATGGAGTCTGCACATTATTTCAGCGCCCAGCCGGCCGGGCCGTTCACCCGCAAGCCCTTGACCGTGGAGCTGGCCGGCGCGCGGCGGACGTTGCAGACGTCCTCCGGAATTTTCAGCCCGGACGGCATCGACAAGGGAACGGCGGTCCTGCTCGCGGACGTCCCGGCCCCCGCGCCGCAGGGGAACCTGCTGGACATCGGGTGCGGCTGGGGTCCGATCGCGCTGACTATGGCGCTGAGGGCACCGCATGCCCGGGTCTTCGCGGTGGATGTGAACGAACGCTGTGTCACCCTGACGAATGAGAATGCCGCCCTGTTGGGGCTGGAGAACGTCACCGCCTGCGCCCCCGCGGATGTGGACCCGGAGCTGCGCTTCGACACCATCTGGTCCAACCCGCCCATCCGCATCGGCAAGGACGAACTCCACGCCCTGCTGCTCCTGTGGCTGCCGCGGCTGGCGCCGGGCGGTTCAGCGTGGCTGGTGGTGCAGAAGAACCTTGGTTCGGATTCGCTTCAGCGCTGGCTCGCTGCCGAGCTGGACAGCAGCTTCACCGTCACCCGCGAGAGCACCTCAAAGTCCTTCCGCATCCTGCGGGTCAGGAAAGCATCCCGCTAG
- the dapF gene encoding diaminopimelate epimerase yields MDETLAAAADHPAAGDTAGLGGLKFSKGHGTGNDFVLIADPHGALSVTPEQVAAICDRHRGIGADGLIRAVPSRLLPEGRELLGQHPAAEWFMDYRNGDGSLSEMCGNGVRVFVHFLIHEGLVDLPAGESLTIGTRGGVKTVVRTASRYAVDMGPWEFIFPGEATARAMDSLVSADGLEVARPALSVSMGNPHTVVALAELAELDSTELFRAPRVDPAPPHGTNVEFVVPSEPLVHDGVGTITMRVHERGVGETLSCGTGACAAAVAIRHWAGSGAPDAWNVKVPGGVVGVKFFMAADGHEHVELSGPAVIVASGMLS; encoded by the coding sequence ATGGACGAAACCCTTGCCGCGGCCGCTGACCACCCTGCCGCCGGAGACACCGCCGGACTCGGCGGCCTGAAGTTCTCGAAAGGCCACGGAACGGGCAACGACTTTGTCCTGATTGCGGATCCGCACGGCGCCCTTTCCGTCACCCCGGAGCAGGTTGCCGCCATCTGCGACCGCCACCGCGGCATCGGCGCGGACGGCCTCATCCGCGCGGTGCCCTCCCGGTTGCTTCCGGAAGGACGGGAGCTGCTCGGCCAGCACCCCGCGGCGGAGTGGTTCATGGATTACCGCAACGGTGACGGCTCACTCTCGGAAATGTGCGGCAACGGCGTGCGCGTCTTCGTCCACTTCCTCATCCATGAGGGCCTCGTGGACCTGCCGGCGGGGGAGTCGCTGACCATCGGAACCCGCGGCGGCGTCAAGACCGTGGTGCGCACCGCGTCCCGCTACGCCGTGGACATGGGACCCTGGGAATTCATATTCCCGGGCGAGGCCACCGCGCGCGCCATGGACTCACTGGTCAGCGCAGACGGACTGGAAGTCGCCAGGCCCGCGCTGTCCGTGAGCATGGGCAACCCGCACACCGTCGTCGCACTGGCCGAGCTGGCCGAGCTCGACTCGACGGAACTGTTCAGGGCGCCCCGGGTCGATCCCGCGCCGCCGCACGGCACCAACGTGGAGTTCGTTGTCCCGTCCGAACCGCTCGTCCACGACGGCGTCGGGACCATCACCATGCGCGTGCACGAAAGGGGAGTGGGGGAGACCCTGTCCTGCGGCACCGGCGCCTGCGCCGCCGCCGTCGCGATCCGGCACTGGGCCGGCTCGGGCGCTCCGGACGCCTGGAACGTTAAGGTTCCCGGCGGCGTCGTCGGCGTGAAGTTCTTCATGGCCGCGGACGGCCATGAGCACGTGGAACTTAGCGGCCCCGCCGTGATCGTCGCTAGCGGGATGCTTTCCTGA